The Budorcas taxicolor isolate Tak-1 chromosome 20, Takin1.1, whole genome shotgun sequence genome window below encodes:
- the NKD2 gene encoding protein naked cuticle homolog 2: MGRSQSKHAAAAFKRRESPEGDSIVASANTGGRRGAEEAGRRGCAEHGARDKQPKARLYLVCNQHRLPKELLGEDPREGPFHDDQCPLEVVLPPEKAEAREGPGQLFCLDDGERAASREGARGLGKRRLNVDAVQCDVSAAAVAGSRQEWMLTLYGFDDSGKATREDMSSLMQTICEAVDASVHHCSGSSKTLRVKLTVSPEPSSKRKDGPPAAQDREPSRCRAEAELSEDPRVADRRLSAHVRRPNADPQPCSERGPYCVDENTERRNHYLDLAGVESYVSRFGPGLPPTQARPEPPTRASHPQGRSRSQESDVHAAHHRRCPGLAEFALPAAEPLPRALDLPPRPKGPERPFLRSPQGSGRPPGVPSGPRPGRSFSFHPPAPLPQAPLEAHPLPQPPPPPYGHRRCRQRAREGHSPLKAVPGPPAALEQELPPALLGEAFAGPAVQRHEHHHHHEHHHHHHHHHHAA; the protein is encoded by the exons ATGGGGAGAAGCCAGTCCAAGCACG CCGCCGCAGCCTTCAAGCGAAGAGAGAGCCCGGAAG GGGACAGTATCGTGGCGTCTGCGAACACGGGCGGCCGCAGAGGCGCAGAGGAGGCGGGGCGGCGGGGCTGCGCGGAGCACGGCGCCAGGGACAAGCAG cccaAAGCACGTCTGTATCTCGTCTGTAACCAGCACCGCCTACCAAAA GAGCTGCTGGGCGAGGACCCCAGGGAAGGGCCTTTCCACGATGACCAGTGTCCCCTCGAGG TGgtactgcctcctgagaaggcCGAGGCCCGCGAGGGGCCAGGACAGCTCTTCTGCTTGGACGATGGGGAGAGAGCGGCGAGCCGCGAGGGCGCCCGCGGGCTGGGCAAGCGGCGCCTGAACGTGGAC GCGGTCCAGTGCGACGTctcggcggcggcggtggcgggcAGCCGCCAGGAGTGGATGCTCACGCTCTACGGCTTTGACGACAGCGGCAAGGCCACCAGAGAG GACATGTCCAGCCTGATGCAGACCATCTGTGAAGCCGTTGACGCCTCGGTCCACCACTGCTCGGGCAGCAGCAAGACCCTCCGTGTGAAGCTGACCGTCAGCCCCGAGCCCTCCAGCAAGAGGAAGGACGGGCCCCCTGCCGCCCAGG ACCGCGAGCCCAGTCGCTGCAGGGCGGAGGCGGAGCTCAGTGAGGACCCCAGGGTGGCCGACAGGAGGCTGTCTGCACATGTCCG GAGGCCCAACGCCGACCCCCAGCCCTGCTCGGAGCGGGGGCCCTACTGCGTGGATGAAAACACGGAGCGGAGGAACCACTACCTGGACCTGGCCGGAGTCGAGAGCTACGTGTCCAGGTTCGGGCCAG GGTTGCCCCCGACGCAGGCCCGGCCGGAGCCCCCCACCAGGGCCTCGCACCCACAGGGCCGGTCCCGCTCACAGGAGTCAGACGTGCACGCTGCCCACCATCGCCGCTGCCCGGGGCTGGCCGAGTTCGCCCTGCCGGCTGCTGAGCCGCTGCCCCGGGCCCTGGACCTGCCGCCCCGGCCGAAGGGCCCCGAGCGGCCGTTCCTGAGGTCCCCCCAGGGCTCGGGCCGGCCCCCTGGCGTGCCCAGCGGGCCCAGGCCTGGGCGGTCCTTCAGCTTCCACCCGCCCGCCCCCCTGCCACAGGCGCCCCTGGAGGCCCACCCCCTCCCGCAGCCGCCGCCCCCACCCTACGGCCACCGGAGGTGCCGGCAGAGGGCGCGGGAGGGCCACTCGCCGCTGAAGGCCGTGCCGGGCCCGCCCGCGGCGCTGGAGCAGGAGCTGCCGCCCGCGCTGCTGGGCGAGGCCTTCGCGGGGCCGGCCGTCCAGCGGCAtgaacaccatcaccaccatgaacaccatcaccaccaccatcaccaccaccacgcGGCCTAG